The following proteins come from a genomic window of Triticum aestivum cultivar Chinese Spring chromosome 6A, IWGSC CS RefSeq v2.1, whole genome shotgun sequence:
- the LOC123132365 gene encoding NPL4-like protein — MILRIRSRDGTDRITVPDAAAATVGDLQRLIEARATVPVAAQRLSLDPALLLPAPQPPLLSDPAAPLASLPLANGSFVYLSYPPGARSAQPPAPRALTAAGSFGKKMTMDDLIARQIRVTRQEAPFCSAASFDRDSANAFQLHVSESLAFAVKRAGFLYGRVDAETKEVLVDFIYEPPQQGSSDVVHLMRDADEEARVDAIADGLGMRRVGFVFTQAVGRKASETGEYTLSNSEVVQAAQLQAEGGIPEWVTAVVKLEVGEDGSADVHFEAFQMSEVCVKLFKDGVLETEIQDSDDPRLSKMRKEVIAGGKDTMEVDNDFFLVPVKISDHQGPLSMGFPIENRGIPLPANALRSHMDRAKHLPFVKRISDFHLLLQIAAFLDVKADVPTLAACVGHQAEVPEGYRLLIDALAGQT; from the coding sequence ATGATCCTCCGCATCCGCAGCCGCGACGGCACTGACCGCATCACGGTGCCGGACGcggccgccgccaccgtcggcgaCCTGCAGCGCCTCATCGAGGCGCGCGCCACCGTGCCCGTCGCCGCCCAGCGCCTCTCCCTCGACCCGGCGCTGCTCCTCCCCGCCCCGCAGCCGCCGCTCCTCTCCGACCCGGCCGCGCCGCTCGCCTCCCTGCCCCTCGCCAACGGCTCCTTCGTCTACCTCTCGTACCCGCCCGGCGCGCGCTCCGCCCAGCCGCCGGCGCCCCGGGCCCTCACCGCCGCCGGCTCCTTCGGCAAGAAGATGACCATGGACGACCTCATCGCGCGCCAGATccgggtcacccgccaggaggcgCCCTTCTGCTCCGCGGCCTCCTTCGACCGCGACTCGGCCAACGCCTTCCAGCTCCACGTCTCCGAGTCGCTCGCCTTCGCCGTCAAGCGCGCGGGCTTCCTCTACGGCCGCGTCGACGCCGAGACCAAGGAGGTGCTGGTCGACTTCATCTACGAGCCGCCGCAGCAGGGGTCCTCGGACGTGGTCCACCTGATGCGGGACGCCGACGAGGAGGCCCGCGTCGACGCCATCGCCGACGGGCTCGGCATGCGCCGGGTAGGGTTCGTCTTCACACAGGCAGTAGGGAGGAAGGCCAGCGAGACGGGCGAGTACACCCTGTCCAACAGCGAGGTGGTCCAGGCCGCCCAGCTGCAGGCAGAGGGCGGGATCCCGGAGTGGGTCACCGCCGTGGTGAAGCTGGAGGTGGGGGAGGATGGCTCGGCGGACGTGCACTTCGAGGCGTTCCAGATGAGCGAGGTCTGCGTCAAGCTGTTCAAGGACGGCGTGCTGGAGACGGAGATCCAGGACTCCGACGACCCCCGCCTGTCCAAGATGCGCAAGGAGGTGATTGCAGGAGGGAAAGACACCATGGAGGTGGACAACGACTTCTTCCTGGTGCCCGTGAAGATCTCCGATCACCAGGGCCCGCTCTCAATGGGATTTCCGATTGAAAACCGTGGAATTCCTCTACCGGCGAACGCTCTCAGGAGCCACATGGATCGTGCAAAGCATCTCCCGTTCGTCAAGCGGATCTCTGATTTCCACCTGCTTCTCCAGATCGCTGCTTTCCTGGATGTCAAGGCCGACGTTCCTACTCTGGCTGCGTGCGTGGGACACCAGGCAGAGGTGCCAGAGGGCTACCGGCTCCTGATCGACGCCTTGGCAGGTCAAACATAA